CCATTTGCAAAATGAGAGGCGGCAAGGCAAGGGCCGGGGTTGGCGCAACACCGTGGCGCTGCCTTGCTTCACCGCGGGCATTTTTTGCCGAATGATAATTCAAAATCACCCCAGATGCAAGCCTCGGTCGGCGGCATGCGTGGCAGGTTGCGGGATTTCATCTTTGCTTTTAGAACTCAAATTCTTACATTGCGCCGCGAAAAAACCGGCCGGAAAACCATCGGGCAAGGCATGGCATATCGGATTGCTGCAATTGGAACCTTCATCCGCGACACCATCATCACACTGGCACAGCAGGAAGTGCCAAGCATCGGCGGTCTTTATCACACCTGCGCCTTTCTCGCCAGCCTGGCGCGGCCTTCCACTGTCATCCTGCCATGCTGCCGCATTGGCACGGACTTCTACGATGAGGTGGTGGCGGCGCTGACACGTTTCGGCCCGCAGGTGAGCTTCGACCTGGTGCAGCGTGTGCCGCAACCCAACACCCGGGTGACGCTGGTCTATCGCAGCGCCGAAACGCGCGACGAAAGCACCTCGCCGCCCATGCCAGCCCTCGGTCACGATGAACTCACGGCTGTCAAAAATTGTGATGCCGCCCTGGTCAATCTCATCACCGGCAGGGATGTGGAATTGCCGGCGCTGCAATGGCTGAAGGCGCAATCGCCGCGACCGCTCATCTACCTGGACGTGCATTCCCTGGCGCTCGGCATCGCGCCCGGTGGCGGACGCTTCTACCGTGCCATCCCGCAGGCGGCAGGCTGGCTGCAGGCCGCCGACATTCTGCAGATGAACGAGAAAGAGGCGGCCACGCTGCTCGGCCGCGAAGGGGAGCAGGCGGATTTGACCGCTTTCAGCGAACGAGTGGTGGCCCAAGGCCCGACGATTTGCCACATCACGCTGGGCAGCCGCGGCTCGCTGCTGTGTTATCGTGAACGCGGCACGATTCAGCGGGTGTTCATTGCGCCGGAGGTGCGGGCAAAGGCGGTTGACATCATCGGGTGTGGCGACGCCTTTGGTGCGGCCTTTCTTCATCACTATCTCGAACACGGTGACGTGCTGGCTGCTGCCCGTTTTGCCAACCGGGTGGCCGCCCTGAACACCACTTTTTGGGGTTCGCTTACGCCGGAGTTGTTCCGGTCGCATGTGCAGCCCTATCTGCACGCCTGAGCCTGTGCAGGCGGCAATGTTGGCACCCGCCGGAGGAAAATGTGAGCATGACGGCCCGCCCCTGTTGCAAAAGCTGCAGATTGGGCATGCCCCCGGTTCAGCCAGGGCGAAACGTTTCCGGCCAAT
This genomic window from candidate division KSB1 bacterium contains:
- a CDS encoding carbohydrate kinase family protein, whose protein sequence is MAYRIAAIGTFIRDTIITLAQQEVPSIGGLYHTCAFLASLARPSTVILPCCRIGTDFYDEVVAALTRFGPQVSFDLVQRVPQPNTRVTLVYRSAETRDESTSPPMPALGHDELTAVKNCDAALVNLITGRDVELPALQWLKAQSPRPLIYLDVHSLALGIAPGGGRFYRAIPQAAGWLQAADILQMNEKEAATLLGREGEQADLTAFSERVVAQGPTICHITLGSRGSLLCYRERGTIQRVFIAPEVRAKAVDIIGCGDAFGAAFLHHYLEHGDVLAAARFANRVAALNTTFWGSLTPELFRSHVQPYLHA